GGCCTTTCCCATGGACGGCGGCCGGATGCTCCGGGCGCTCCTCGCCACCCGGATGGAATACGCCAAGGCCACCCGCATCGCCGCCTCCATCGGCCAGCTGATGGCCTTCCTCTTCATCTTCGGTGGCCTCATGGGCCAGCCCTTCCTCATCCTCATCGGTCTCTTCGTGTGGATCGGCGCTTCTCAGGAGAGCGCCATGGTGGAGCGCCACGAAGCCTTGGCCAACCTGACGGTGGATCAGGCCATGGTCTCGCGCTTCGAGGTACTGTCCCCGGGAGATTTCCTGGGCCGAGCGGTGGAGATGATCCTGAGCGGCTCTCAGGAAGACTTCCCGGTGGTCCACGGGGACCGGGTGATCGGCATCCTGAGCCGCAACGATCTGCTGGCGGGGCTGGCGGAGCACGGTCAGAACGCCCCGGTCACCGGCAGCATGCGCCGGGACTTCGGCCGCGCCCATCGCGGCCAGCCCCTGGAGCTGGCGCTGCAACAGCTGAAAGAATCCGGCGGCCGCACGCTACCGGTGGTGGACGCCGAGGACCGGCTGGAAGGACTGCTGACGCTGGAGAATGTCAGCGAGCTGATGATGATCCGCTCCGCCCTCCGTAGCGGACACTAGCCAGCGGCGAGACTCAGAAGATCCACCACATATAGACCACGTAGCCCAGGAGCAGGGCCGTTCCCTCCCGCTTCGACAGCCGGCGTGGATGCCCCAGGGCCAGCAGTGGCAAGACGGCGATGCTGAACAGGAGGCCGACGCCCAAATCTCGGCCAAACTCGGAGAGCAATACCGGGATGGGATGGATCGCCACGGTGGTGCCGAGCACCAGCAGCACGTTGAAAATATTCGATCCCACCACGTTGCCCAGGACGAGATCACCCTCGTTGTGGCTGGCGGCCACCAACGAGGCGGCGAGCTCCGGCAGGCTGGTCCCCAAAGCCACCAGGCTCAAGCCGATGACTTGCTCACTCAATCCCACCGCCCGCGCCAGGCTCACCGCTCCGGTGATCAACACCTTCGCTCCCACCACCAGCAGCACCACCCCGACCACCACCATCGCCAGCTGAACCCACACCGGCTTCGTAGGCTTGCCGTCGTCCTCCACTTCCAAGTCCATGGGCGGCGCCTCGCCCTTGCGCAGCAGCACCCACAGGAAGAGGGCGAAGAGCGCCAGCAGAAAGAGGCCGTCCAGGCGCCCATAGTGGCCGTCCGCAGCCATGGGGATGATCAGCACGCTGACCGCCACCATGAAGGGAATCTCCCGGCGCAGGAAGGAGGCCTGGGCCAGCAGCGGCTGCAGCAGCGCGCTGGCGCCCAGGATCAAGCCGACATTGGCGATATTGGAGCCCAACACGTTGCCCACGGCGACCTGCGGCGAGCCTTCAAAGACCGCCACCAGCGTCGCCGCGAGCTCCGGGCTGGAGGTGCCGAAGGCCACCACCGTGAGGCCGATGACCAGCGGCGAGAGCCCCAGAGTCCGGGCCAGCTGGGTGGCACCGCGCACCAGTCCTTCCCCTCCGAAGTACAGACACACAGCGCCTACGGCGACGAGCAAGAGATCGATCATAGAGTTCTCGAAGCCCCCCGGGGCGAGCCCGGAGGGCGAGTTGGGGGCGGTTCAGCGGCTCAGGTAGAGCAGGATCTTATTCGCGTCACGCTCGACGCGGGCGAGGTGGATTTGCGGGTCTTCCAGGTCCAGGACGATGTGCAGCTCGTTGCCGGTGGCCTTGGGATGGAAGCCGGTGCGGATGCGCCGCACCTCCCCGGTATTGGCGTCGAGGATGGGGTTGCGGAACGGCCAGTTGATGCCGCGCAGCTTGAGCAACTCGCGGGCAGGCCGGCCATCGATGCGAATATGGTCCAAGTCCTCTTGCCGCAGCTGGCCGTTGCCCCACAAGGTCACCACGGTGGTACCGGCCCCCTGCGCCTTCCAGGTGATCAAACGCACCTGGTTGAGGCGCTGCGCCCCCGGATCCGGAGGCCCCAGCTCCAACGGTGCGACGTCCTCCGTAGCACCGTCCTCAGTAGCGCCGTCCTGCGCAGGACCCTCTGTCCGAGGGCCCTCTGCCGGAGAAGCAGCCTGCTGCGTAGGAGCGGCCCTAGGCATCTCCGAATCCTGGCTCCGATCCTCCGCCGCGGCGGACGGCATCTCCACCGCCGACTCCTCCGCACCGGTGGCCAAGCTCTCCAGCGTCGCCGGCGGCGGAACGTCATGGAGCACGCGCTCCGCGGCCTCGCTGTCGAAACCATCGAAGAGACCGACGATCTGGTCCAGATAGCGGGACCCCAAAGCCCCGACGATCAGAGACACCACCATCAGCGCGATCACCGGCAGGCTCGGCACCCAGGGCGAACGACCGCCCCTCCGTGCAGCCTCCTCCGTGCTCCCAGACGCACCCGCGGTGGGAGGTGGGGCTTCCGAGGTCTCGGCATTCGACGAGTCACTGCCCAGGGGAGGGGGTACGAAGATCTCCTCCTGCAGCGCCCCTCCGCTGCCGGTACCGGTCCCCGTACCGCTCCAGGTGCCGGTACTCGTGCCGCTCCAGGCCTCCGCGCTCGTACCGGTGCCTCCGCCGGGGCCATCCTGCACCCGGGGAACCTTCGGTGGCCATTGCGCTGCTTCCGGATCCTCCCCGGAGCCCTCCCCATCCGAAGCGGTGGAACGGGTCCCCGGCGAGGGCTCCGAGTCCGTCGAGGGCGGCTGCCAAGGTTCCGGAACCCACGGCCCCGGCAGCTCTCCCGCCTTCTCTCCAGCGGCCGCGGAGGATGCCTCCTGGCCGGGCTGCGGCGGAGTCTCGGGAGCTCCGGAGGCGGGGACCTCAGCGGAGCCGAAGTCCGGCGCCACCGGCTCCGGCGTCTCGATCTCCGGCGCCAGAGCATCCGGTGGCGGAGGCCACGGAATGGCCTCGCCTTTCGCGGTCACGCCGTCATCCTCACCAAAGCCCTCGGCGGGCTCCGGGGTCGCGACCGGAGGGCTCGGTGCCTCCTCCGACACATTCCTCAAGGTCGCCACCTCGCCCGCCGGCGAGGCGACGTCGAAGGTCTCACCGCCCTGCGCCTGGTGCTGCTCTACCATGCGCTGGATGAGAGCCGCGCTCTCCCCCTCCAGGTCCAGGAAGCGAATCCCCATGCCCGTCGGCAGATCGTCTCCCGCCGCTTCGTTGCGGACCCACATCACCTGCCCGAGGCCGGTCACCAGATCCATCTCGTCCTTCAACCGCAGGCTGAAGTTGAGCATGGTTCCCGGCGGCGGCGGCTCCTCGCTGCGCACGAACATGCCGCCCAGGGAGATATTGGACGAATACTCGGTGAGGAAGCCCTGAAAGCTCTGGAATTCCAGGTCGACGCTGCTCTCAATGGGGACGCGATGGGAATCGCGGGTTCCGGAACCGGAAGAGTCGTTAGCGCTCATAGTGTGCCCTCCTGGCCTTCATTCCTTGCATCGCAGGCGATCCATCCAGCCTACGAATCGCTGCTCACCCAGATTTCCAGGGTCCGGCCCCGGCTCTCCACCCGCGTCACGGTGACGCCGGCGGCGGCCAGATCCAACACCAGGTGCAGCTCATCGACGCCGTCTCGAATATGGCGTCCGGTACGAATCCTCAGCAGCTGGTCGGTATCGACTTCCAGGGTCGGGGGGCGGAACGCCTGGGTGATGCCGCGGAGGCGAAGCAGCTGGCGGGGAGCGCCGGAGCCCAGCCGCTGATTGGTAAATCGGGACTCCGGCAGAGCCCCGTCCAGCGTCACCGTGACGCGAGTGCTGTTGCCGGAACGGGTCCAGCGAATGTCTTGCACCGAGCTGGCGGCGGCTCGGGACGCCGGTGGCGGGGGAGTGCTCTCCCGGGCCGGCTCCGCACTGCTCCCGGCAGCTGGTTCGGAGGCCTCGGCAGCAGGCTCTTCGGCACCCACGTCGATGACCTCCGGTGCCTCATCCGCCGCATCGGAGTCCTCGGCGGTGATCGGTACGCCGGAAGGCTCCGCCCCGGCTTCCGAGGAAGCCTCCTGGGCCGAGCCCGAAGCCACCGAATCCGCGGTCGCCGAATCCGAGGATGGGGGCCACCAGCCCACGAGACGGACCAGCAGGAACGCGGCACCGGCCAGCACCACCAGCGCCGCGACCATGCCGAGGACCCCCCGCCGCCGCTTGCGCTGCTGCTGCTCGCGCTCCGTCCAGGGGTCAGGGCGATCCTCCATGGACAGCGGGTCCGCCGCCGGGGCGACGGAAAACAGCTGGTCCAGATCCATCGCATCGCCACTGTCCACCGGCAGCCCCGCCGCCGGCCGGCCCCGCGGAGGAGTCTGCCGGGAGACCGCGGCCTCCAGCGGCTCGTCCTCGGTGACGGTCACCGGCAGATCCGGTTCCCGCTCCGACAAGGGAGGCATCGGCAGATCCCGAAGGGTCTCCCCCAACTCGTCGTCCCTCCGGCGCCTTTCGGCAAGCTCGTCGGAAGGCTGATCCTCCGAAGGCCCGCCTGCCGTCGGCAAGGTCCCGGAATGCAAGTCTCCCGCATCCCAGCGCTCGGCCGGCGCTTCCTCCGAAACTACTTCCGACGGTCCCGTGGACAGGTTCTCCGGGGGAACAGCCAGCGCCTCCCCCTTCGGCTCGGGCCGAGCATCCTCCAGCTCCCAGCCCTCTTCCTCCGCCACCGCATCGCCGTCGTAGGGCAGGGCCAGCACGGGATCTTGGTGATCTTCGACCCCTTCGGAAGGGCTCTCGGCGAAGGTCTCGCGGGTATCGTGGCTACCCTCGGCATCTACCGCTGAGGCTTCTTCCCAGGGCTCATCCCGGGACTCTGCCGGGAACTCCCTCGGGCCGGGCTCCTGGAGCTCCGAGAGGGAGAGTTCCTCCTCGGAATCTCCGGGCTCGAACTCTCCGGCATCCTCAACGGGAGAGTCCTCAACCGCTGCTGCCTCGATGGGGACCTCTTCAGCCGGGGAAGCTGCAGCCTCACCGTCGCCCTCCGCCTCTGCCAGCACCGCGCCGGCACTGAGCTTCTGGGTCGAGCCGATGGTGCTGGAGCGGGCTTCACTCTCCGCCCGCTCGCGGCGGCGCTCCGCCTCCTTGAGCAATTTATCCAGATCTTCGGGGGTCTCATCCATCAGGTCGCCGTCTTCATCCAGACGGAAGAGGGAATCTCCCTCCGCCAACCGGTGCTCGACGATGCCGAAGACGAGATCGCGGCTGGAGCCCTCCAGCTCGTGGAAGCGCACGCCCATGCCGGGAGGCCGCCCCGGCCCTTCCTCCCGGGCGCGGGTCCACACCACCTCTCCCCGGCCCAGGATCAGGGGATAGCCGTCCCGCAGCCGGAACTCCAGCTGGCACAGGGATCCCGGAGGCAGGGGGCGGCGGGCGCCGATGAACATCCCGCCCATGGAGATGTGGGACCCGTACTCGCGCAGGAACTGCCGAAAGCTTTCGAAAACCAGGCTCACCCGCGTCACCGTGCGGGAAGTCTCCGGCTTCGAAGGCTGTGGGGCTTGCTCCGTCATAAACGCTCCATGGGAACTCGATCAGGGGTGCTCGATCCACGCATTATAGCGACACCCCCCTACAGCGGTACCACCGTTGCCGTCAGGGCCCTTTTCTCGGGGATGCCTCCCTCGGAGCGGGGTCCCCACCAAAGCAAAAGGGCGGCCCTCCAGGAGGAGAGTCGCCCTTTCGCGTCCGTAGGAGAGCAGCCAGCGGCTACTCGTACTGGATGAATCCGGGGTTCATGATCCCCGCCGGATCGAAGCGCTTCTTCGCCGCCTTGATCATCGGCCAACGATCGCCGAAGTGGGCGGCCCACTTCTCTTCCGTATCGAAGGTGATGTAGCCGGAGAGATAGCGCTTGCCGCCGTAGCCGATGGACAGCTCGCTGGCCATGTCCAGCTGCTCCAGCGCCTGTTCCAGGTACTTCTGGGGCACGCCCGGCAGCAGCCCCCAACCGATGACGTACTCGTCGTCCGGGATCATCAGCAGCGGGGTCGAGGACGTGTCACCGCGGGAGGGCCAGAGCAGAATGTGACCACCCGGGCCGAGGGTCTGGGGCGGCAGGTTGGAAAGCACATACTCGATGTACTCACAGGCCTTGTTCC
This window of the Acidobacteriota bacterium genome carries:
- a CDS encoding TIGR02266 family protein; translated protein: MSANDSSGSGTRDSHRVPIESSVDLEFQSFQGFLTEYSSNISLGGMFVRSEEPPPPGTMLNFSLRLKDEMDLVTGLGQVMWVRNEAAGDDLPTGMGIRFLDLEGESAALIQRMVEQHQAQGGETFDVASPAGEVATLRNVSEEAPSPPVATPEPAEGFGEDDGVTAKGEAIPWPPPPDALAPEIETPEPVAPDFGSAEVPASGAPETPPQPGQEASSAAAGEKAGELPGPWVPEPWQPPSTDSEPSPGTRSTASDGEGSGEDPEAAQWPPKVPRVQDGPGGGTGTSAEAWSGTSTGTWSGTGTGTGSGGALQEEIFVPPPLGSDSSNAETSEAPPPTAGASGSTEEAARRGGRSPWVPSLPVIALMVVSLIVGALGSRYLDQIVGLFDGFDSEAAERVLHDVPPPATLESLATGAEESAVEMPSAAAEDRSQDSEMPRAAPTQQAASPAEGPRTEGPAQDGATEDGATEDVAPLELGPPDPGAQRLNQVRLITWKAQGAGTTVVTLWGNGQLRQEDLDHIRIDGRPARELLKLRGINWPFRNPILDANTGEVRRIRTGFHPKATGNELHIVLDLEDPQIHLARVERDANKILLYLSR
- a CDS encoding PilZ domain-containing protein, which codes for MTEQAPQPSKPETSRTVTRVSLVFESFRQFLREYGSHISMGGMFIGARRPLPPGSLCQLEFRLRDGYPLILGRGEVVWTRAREEGPGRPPGMGVRFHELEGSSRDLVFGIVEHRLAEGDSLFRLDEDGDLMDETPEDLDKLLKEAERRRERAESEARSSTIGSTQKLSAGAVLAEAEGDGEAAASPAEEVPIEAAAVEDSPVEDAGEFEPGDSEEELSLSELQEPGPREFPAESRDEPWEEASAVDAEGSHDTRETFAESPSEGVEDHQDPVLALPYDGDAVAEEEGWELEDARPEPKGEALAVPPENLSTGPSEVVSEEAPAERWDAGDLHSGTLPTAGGPSEDQPSDELAERRRRDDELGETLRDLPMPPLSEREPDLPVTVTEDEPLEAAVSRQTPPRGRPAAGLPVDSGDAMDLDQLFSVAPAADPLSMEDRPDPWTEREQQQRKRRRGVLGMVAALVVLAGAAFLLVRLVGWWPPSSDSATADSVASGSAQEASSEAGAEPSGVPITAEDSDAADEAPEVIDVGAEEPAAEASEPAAGSSAEPARESTPPPPASRAAASSVQDIRWTRSGNSTRVTVTLDGALPESRFTNQRLGSGAPRQLLRLRGITQAFRPPTLEVDTDQLLRIRTGRHIRDGVDELHLVLDLAAAGVTVTRVESRGRTLEIWVSSDS
- a CDS encoding CBS domain-containing protein, with protein sequence AFPMDGGRMLRALLATRMEYAKATRIAASIGQLMAFLFIFGGLMGQPFLILIGLFVWIGASQESAMVERHEALANLTVDQAMVSRFEVLSPGDFLGRAVEMILSGSQEDFPVVHGDRVIGILSRNDLLAGLAEHGQNAPVTGSMRRDFGRAHRGQPLELALQQLKESGGRTLPVVDAEDRLEGLLTLENVSELMMIRSALRSGH
- a CDS encoding calcium/sodium antiporter, encoding MIDLLLVAVGAVCLYFGGEGLVRGATQLARTLGLSPLVIGLTVVAFGTSSPELAATLVAVFEGSPQVAVGNVLGSNIANVGLILGASALLQPLLAQASFLRREIPFMVAVSVLIIPMAADGHYGRLDGLFLLALFALFLWVLLRKGEAPPMDLEVEDDGKPTKPVWVQLAMVVVGVVLLVVGAKVLITGAVSLARAVGLSEQVIGLSLVALGTSLPELAASLVAASHNEGDLVLGNVVGSNIFNVLLVLGTTVAIHPIPVLLSEFGRDLGVGLLFSIAVLPLLALGHPRRLSKREGTALLLGYVVYMWWIF